The region TTGCCGCCGGCCGCGCGGACCGCGTCCGCGAGCACGTCGACGAAGCCGGTGTTGCCCGCGAGGGCGTGCGCCCGGTAGAAGACGATGCCCACGGTGGGCCGGTCCGGGTCGGCGGGGTGTTCGCCGTGTACGCCGTACGCCGGGGTCGGTGCGGGCGGGGCGAATCCCTCGCCGGTGAGCAGCACCGTGTCGGAGAGGAACCGGGCCAGTTGCCCGAGGTTGTCCGGCCCGCCCTCGACCAGGTACGCCAGCGCCTGGGTGACGACCCCGGACGGCACTGTGGAGATGGCCATCAGTTCCGCGTCGGGCAGGGCCTCGCCGCCGAGCACGACCGTCGGCACGCCGGAGGTGAGCACCGTGGCGAGGCCGTCCGGCCAGGCCTGTCGACCGCCGAGCAGGCGTACGACGACGAGGTTCACGCCGTCGAGCAGGGCGGGCACCTCGTCGGCGGCGACCCGGGCGGGGTTGGCCAGCCGGTAGTCGGCGCCGCTGGCGCGGGCGGCCAGCAGGTCGGTGTCGGCGGTGGAGAGCAACAGGATGCGCACGGCAGGCTCCGGGGAGTGACGCCCGGCCACCACGAGGGTGACCGCGACGATGTGGATGGGTGCGGCGTCAGCCGGTACGACGGCGGGGCGGACGGCTCGCGGGCGCGAGCGGCGGGGCCGGTCGGCGGCGGGCGGCGCTCAGCTCAGCGGGGCGTGCCGGGTCGCGGGCACCGTGAATCGCCCACCGTGCGGGGCATGACGATGCTCGTCGATGAATGAGACGCCGTGCGTCATCGGGTCCTCCTCGGGTGTCCACGCCCTGGGGTACGTCCCGACGGCCGAAGTATCCTGGCTTCCGGATCGACGCTCTCCCCCGGCCTTCCAACCGCAGACACACGGCCGTGACTCACGAGGGGGGATCGCTCCCCGGTGACAGTGGCGGGACCGCGTCGGAATCGCACCGACTTCCTTCACTGCCGTCAGGCCGCGAATGCTGCCACACGCTTCCGCTGCGGGTCAACGCCGGTCCAACCCCGCCCGGCGGGCTGCATTCATCGAGATACGGCGATCACCGTGACCGCGACCGCGCGCGTCGCGACGCCCCGGATCAATGCCCGGCGTCCTTTGCTCTGCTTACCCATAGGCACCAGACACGGAGCGTCACTGGCGCATATAGACATGCAGAGCAAAGGATGGCCGAACCTACCCTGGCCTGCGCCGACCGTCCGGCGGGACGGCGCCGTGCCGCACCGTCACCTAGGATCGGCGAACGTCGCACCAGTGTCCGCGGTCAATCTCGGAGGTCGATCACCATGGTCGCCCTGCGGTTCCATCACCTGGCGGGTCGGGTCTGGGTCTGTCCGGGCGATCCCGACCCGGAGGCGGTCCAGGCCGGCGTCGCCGTGGTGGCCGACGAGCGCGGCAGTGTGATGATCGACGCTGGGCAGAGCCCCGGGCACGCCCGCGCGATCCAGGCCGCGCTCGCCGTTGCGGGGCTGCCGAAGCCGCGCTGGCTGGTCTACACCCATCACCACTGGGACCACGTCTGGGGCGCTTGCGCATGGCCCGGCGTGGAGATCGTCGGGCACGAGGCGGCCGTGCCGCTGCTGCGCGCCGAGGCCGCCCGGCCGTGGAGCCACAGCTACCTGGACGAGCAGGTACGCGCCAACCCCCGCCTCGGCCCGAGCTTCCACGCCCGGGCACGCGCGATGGACTCCTGGGAGGACTTCACAGTCCTACCCCCGACCTGGACCTTCACCGATGCCGACGAGTTGTCGGTCGGGGTTCGGCTACGCCACGTCGGCGGCGGGCACGCACCGGACTCGACGGTAGTGCTGGTGCCCGACTCGGGCGTCCTGCTGCTGGGCGACTGCTTCTACCCGCCGCCGGCCCATCTACGCCGGCCCGGGGAGGGCCCCGACCTGGCCCTGGTGCGCCG is a window of Micromonospora sp. WMMD961 DNA encoding:
- a CDS encoding MBL fold metallo-hydrolase is translated as MVALRFHHLAGRVWVCPGDPDPEAVQAGVAVVADERGSVMIDAGQSPGHARAIQAALAVAGLPKPRWLVYTHHHWDHVWGACAWPGVEIVGHEAAVPLLRAEAARPWSHSYLDEQVRANPRLGPSFHARARAMDSWEDFTVLPPTWTFTDADELSVGVRLRHVGGGHAPDSTVVLVPDSGVLLLGDCFYPPPAHLRRPGEGPDLALVRRLLDHDYHWYVSSHAQPMTAQQARSAVGDA